The DNA region tggtgtgtcataggaccgataACATCCAAACATAAGCTTTCAATGcctaaataaaagaaattaaaaaaaaccctataaatttaaaactgattttatGGCGGTTTCTTATCAGAGTTTTTTAAACTCTAAAACCTTTCATATAAAGTGTATATTTCAAGGTAAATGCGCAGTTTAAAATCTTCTATTTGAAATCAATAATGTTTCTGATAGTTTAACATATCATACGTCTACCTGGAACTTGGTTTGTCTTTAGATTCAATTTGGAAATTATCTGTTTATCATGGCAGGGAAGACACATGCTTCCTTTTTGGTCTTTTGTacaatcattttgattttttcttcactGAATGAATGTGTAAGTATtctttttgtttcattaaacaaatttaaaattacctgcatgtaatatttaatatcatcattattcatttttttaacaatatctctctctctctctctctctctctctctctctttcaattatgtttcttttaaagtttctatAAGGAAATATCATCACATAACATGTTTCATTGATAATTGAGGAACAACAAACGTATATTGTTGgctttatcttttaacaataaagtgaCATCAAGAAGTAGATCTGTTTCCATAAGAtacatatatactagtacataagatatataacattataattaataaagtaGATGTAATTATAATCTTGGTATCAATTATACAATAACATATGATGACAAACATTAATCATAGTTCTTAAAATACtgttttataaaatggttaTTTTGACAAAACTGTTACgcctttgatttttgtttttttaatcacagAGATCTTTACCCGGCTACAAGTTCCCGGTCTATACAACTGACCTTTGTCCTCAAAACCAGGTGGAGTGGAGTAAACGGTCGTCTTTTCTCAATTGCAATGAAAGTAGCTACATGTGTCTTCCAAATGAACATTTCACAGAGCTACTGGAGTTCTGCTACAACGCAAATAGAGTACACATTACTCCAAGTAAGAGAATAATGAATTACTTTTTAGCGCAGAAAGGTGTCATTAAAGTCAAATCAGTGAAATGagataaaaaatgtttcatcaATAAATCATCATAATGAATTCAACTTTTAAAATGGGTGCAAAGTTCCATAAACAATGAACCATAAATAGAACAAAGGTATATGCATTTATTAcaggtacatgcatgtatttgaaCGGTGGGAATTCAGTGTTGAATGGCTACAACTGCTCCAGATTCAAACACGGATGTCCGAATTCGTCTTATTTCACCGATGAAGTATATAAATGTAATCTTTGTGAAATGGTTTTTTTTGGAATATTTAACCGATGAATGAAAACCGATTTTTCTCAAACACTAGAGGCTTACAAATAAAAGATATGtacatatttgttaaatttagCAAGTATCACTTCGTCAATGTGTAAAGAATATGTTTAACAGATATTTACTTTCTTAAGATTTGAAGACTACAATAAATTAACTTCTCACAATAAAACCAACCATATTGTTTTTTCGTTAACACGGCACCAAGGCAGTAGATAAACGCGTAGATGATtatctttattgttttaaagtCAATCGAATTTCTTTTTCAGATCAGAGTTGTTTGTCAATTGGAAAGGGGTATTTTTTGGCTGAACGACCTTGTTACAGGTAGACTATTGTTTTAATCTTATGGttcaattatttaaatcaaaataagttAATTCGTCATAACTTTAGGGATTTGTGAAGTAGTGATCAAAAAATTATCGGCATAAAAAACTTCATAGGGATATATTAAAAACACATTAATAAAATATCAGAGTAAGTTGTAGAAATAAAtgattgatacatgtaactaatatatattttaaaaaccagtAACTCATCAGCGGATTCCGACACTAATGCGAATACTAAAGAGAGGTGTAAACAACACTACAACACATTATCTGAAGAACGGAGTGACGTTGTCTGGATAGTAGCTGTAACACTACTGTGTGTAATGACAGCTATCTGTGCCATATTTCATTGGATAAGAAAACGTAaggattttaaagtttaatattcagaatagtttgaacaaaaaatgaattatgtaatACAATATAAGATGTGTATTAAATTTTGAAGTATTTAATGTATATGCATCTAGGAATAACCAATATATATGaacacatatttatatttacagcaCGCATCCGTTTAGCATCTACATTGAAAGTAAATGGCAGAGATAGAAGTAACGTTACATTGAATCAAGATGAGACTACAACTTTTATAGCGAAAGCAGATCAAAATAACGATGCAGTAAATACAGCCGGTTTGTATTCATGGGTTGAATTAATAActgaaaagattaaaaaaaaaactacacaaATTTCTATGACAATCATTGCGACACCAACTACCATCTATATCATCTAGATAGTATATATTACATTAGGAGAAATGTTCGCAATGGTCATTCTTAATTCCTCAAATCAATCGCAAAGTATATTTATGTGTTACATATGCGAACGTTTTAGAGAGTAGAACtgatattaatcatatattCCAAAAATACTCTAGTAATACATTTTATggaatacatttaaaaaacgcAATAAAACGATATTCAGTGTTTACCAAAATCTAAActttaaattagaaaaaaataaaaaagataaaaagacaACCAAAAGTAATCTCCTATAGTACGTCGTGAAATATGaactattttttcttgtttaaagatcttttgatataaaaaacaGAAGACAGAATTCACAGCATGACTAATTTGATGGATGTTTACATAATCAGTATTACATAATATGTGTTTCATGGCACGTGTACATTCGTTTGTAGATAAACCACTGCAAACCAATGTAACAGAAGAATGTTATCACACAGATAAAAGAAGAGTATCGGGTAAAGATACTAGCAGTACAATCACTTCAATAGATAGCGGCATAAGCATCTACAAAGGATTAAGCCCGCTTCATATAGCTTGTGCGAGAGGGCACTATGACACTGTACgtcaattaataaaaaagaatgctGATATCAATGCCTGTGATAGCGATGGCAAAAGTTCCCTGTATTTGGCGTGTGAATATGGACATGTCAGTGTTGTTGAACTTTTATTGAGTGGCGACACGGATGTCAATCTTTGTGACATTGACGGTGCCAGTCCATTATTTATAGCCAGTCAGCATGGACATGACGTCATAGTGAATTTGTTAATAAATCATGGCGCCGATGTTAATAATAAAACTAAGAATTTCAAAGAATAGAGTGTCATATGTTACACAGTGGTCTTTTTGTGGGTGAAACATGTGTTTATTAAcgaatttttactatttttttaaagtataaatgtaaaatatttaaataaatgccaATACAATAAAACACGTGGAAAAATTAAATATCGTGTCGTGTATTATGTGATTTATTACATATATCTATTTCCTTCATAACATCGAATATGCCTGAAAGTCgtcaatattgtttttttttttatatttagagaaaaaacTGTTCAATTTAGATTAAATGAACACGTTAATATTCACTATGCATTTTacaaatatgaaaatgttttgtttaataataGTGTATGATAATGcctgcatttttttaaattccaaacTCGGTTTCAAGGtgtcattgttttttatttgtttctgtTGTTGTATTTTTCATATGCAAAAATGAAGtaaagtaagtttttttttaaacattaaataaacatcattatatctttttaaGATGTTTGTTGTGTCTTGGCCTACAAATGTTAAGGTCACTGTgatttataagtacatgtatttggtctaggcttgtcttttttttcttaaatttgacTTAAATCAAATGAGTAAAAATGACAGGTGATTACATTATATTCACTTAGTAAAAGATCCACACATAGCTATAACATGTGGTGATACCAAACAgtgttcaaaataaaaaatacaaagggACATGAccaaacaggagcagagcaaaaatagagataggatccgGTGCCGCGGAGGATAGAGGGTCACCTGCTGactggtcacacccgccgtgtgctctttgtcgtaatcgggagaaacggaaaagtccgcacacaattaggtgattaattataatttaacaaTTATGAAACAAGTATGAAAAGCGTCAGTCAGCAGGCGACCCAGTGGatgattgtatttgctgacaaggtcgttgtatcgatcATAGAACGTACGATGAGATGACTTCAAACatgactgttgatagtcctgttttatcgacttgtttgtcagtagcttccTTTGCCTTAGTAACTGTTCATACAAAGAACATGCTCATGCGTGTCGAATTCACTGACAGACAAACAAACGATACGCAGGTGATGAAGGTTTAATgatacataagtaaggaaagttgactagaAAAATTTAAGTCATCACGTTTTTCATCAATACTGTTGTTAGTTTACCATCAaagtccatttccagtaaaatatctaaatataaaacagatgacgcagactctgtagtatcttttatttcaagtttacTGGGATACATCGAGTAAGGGTAGGTCTATTAATTAAAGCAAACTTACTTTAGTGTTCAAGAGAACAGATCTAAATAATTGCTGATTTTCTTTCCAGAGATAAGCATTCACTGAGGTATAACATTCTTCTTTTTTGTAGATACACACACAAAATGCGAAAATTGTCCAATTAAAAAATTCACTTAGAAccgttatttaaaaaaaataaaatttagcactgatctctctctctctctctctctctctctctctctctctctctctctctctctctctctctctctcaggtcAACCTCTTACATAAAAagtttttagatacaaatgtgATATTCAAAATACTTATAACGTGAGAAACAGTCTATATATGTATGAgtgccaaccccccccccctaaaatatTATGCATGAATAATACGGAAGGACCTAACTATTCGTTCAATCGTTCggtttaattattttatgcatCGTATATAGAGGCCTgtcacaaaattttatttgttttcgaATATGTCTGATGCCAGTGATACTATAATCtcgacatttaaaaaatgtacaataaacGATTGACAAAAAACCGACGTTACTTCAAAGTAAgagttcatttaaaaaatatatgtccctcgctttagaaaaaaaaagatagtgAAGGACAGAAAAAATCTAGCTGCAATATATGTTTTCCTTACAATATcactacagtaaaactcgtttagtacgaacacagaTAAAGCGAATTATCtgatatagcgaagtttttttgAGTCCAAGGtgaaattcttaacaaatctttgcaaaattttagtTATAACGTATTCGGTGATAACAAATTAacagatatagcgaactgaatttgagtcccgtagaggttAATAATTACGAAATGTTACacctttataacgaatttcttaaCAGTTTAAAGAAGTTTGCTCTaccatttaacaaaaaaattgaattaatttatttttataatatgttttccgatgcgaccgttggggcgagcgcagcatgtgatcaaataatgaattatgataaatcaattaaaatgaaagtatcaacgtaacgtaaatgaatttgaatgcaaaataaaatataaacatgccttttttttatagtaaattttcattattcataatttataagattttttatttatttaaatagaatttatctcagatacaatgttattgaataataaagagtttaacataatgtttattgcagtttatttcctcttttcttgcagcagacatttttcttaaacttacatataaaaaattgacttatcatagagtccccccccccatttaaaaaaatatatttaatttacatattaaaaaaaattgctgatcaTATAAGAAAAACGGTTTTGGACCCACCCCCCCGGGAGgatgtaataaatgtgaaaattaagataccattgagcagttaaagagctaaatgcatactacgcactcaccattcctcacccggattagaatttccctgattttgagaatttctttttcattttgcttgtaaatatttttagctcacctgaaccgaaggttcaagtgagcttttctgatcacccgttgtccgtcgtccgtccgtccgtccgtccgtctgtccgtccgtctgtaaacttttcacattttcaacttcttctcaaaaaccactgggccaaatttaaccaaatttggtacaaagcatccttatggaaagggggttataaattgttaaaataaagggcacagcccttttcaaaagggagataattgcgaaacagtaagtttagggtgcatgtctttaaaaatcttcttctcaagaaccacggcaccagaaatgccaatatttacacaaaagcttgtatatatagtgaagattctaaattgtaaaaatcgtgaccctcggaccaaaactggggccccaggcggggttcaaagtttaacatagaaatacataggaaaatgtttaaaaaatcttcttctcaagaaccactgcaccagaaatgcc from Crassostrea angulata isolate pt1a10 unplaced genomic scaffold, ASM2561291v2 HiC_scaffold_56, whole genome shotgun sequence includes:
- the LOC128168826 gene encoding KN motif and ankyrin repeat domain-containing protein 4-like; this translates as MAGKTHASFLVFCTIILIFSSLNECRSLPGYKFPVYTTDLCPQNQVEWSKRSSFLNCNESSYMCLPNEHFTELLEFCYNANRVHITPSTCMYLNGGNSVLNGYNCSRFKHGCPNSSYFTDEVYKYQSCLSIGKGYFLAERPCYSNSSADSDTNANTKERCKQHYNTLSEERSDVVWIVAVTLLCVMTAICAIFHWIRKPRIRLASTLKVNGRDRSNVTLNQDETTTFIAKADQNNDAVNTADKPLQTNVTEECYHTDKRRVSGKDTSSTITSIDSGISIYKGLSPLHIACARGHYDTVRQLIKKNADINACDSDGKSSLYLACEYGHVSVVELLLSGDTDVNLCDIDGASPLFIASQHGHDVIVNLLINHGADVNNKTKNFKE